From the genome of Haemophilus parainfluenzae, one region includes:
- the rplT gene encoding 50S ribosomal protein L20, giving the protein MARVKRGVIARARHKKVLKAAKGYYGARSRVYRVAFQAVIKAGQYAYRDRRQRKRQFRQLWIARINAAARQNGLSYSKFINGLKKASVEIDRKILADIAVFDKVAFAALVEKAKSAL; this is encoded by the coding sequence ATGGCTCGTGTAAAACGTGGTGTTATTGCAAGAGCACGCCATAAGAAAGTTCTTAAGGCTGCTAAAGGTTATTATGGTGCACGTTCACGCGTGTATCGCGTTGCTTTCCAAGCGGTGATCAAAGCTGGTCAATACGCATATCGTGACCGTCGTCAACGTAAACGTCAATTCCGTCAATTATGGATTGCACGTATCAACGCTGCGGCTCGTCAAAATGGTTTATCTTACAGCAAATTCATCAACGGTTTGAAAAAAGCGTCTGTTGAAATCGACCGTAAGATCCTTGCTGATATCGCTGTATTCGACAAAGTAGCGTTCGCTGCATTAGTTGAAAAAGCAAAATCTGCACTTTAA
- the rpmI gene encoding 50S ribosomal protein L35, protein MPKIKTVRGAAKRFKKTASGGFKRKQSHLRHILTKKTTKRKRHLRHKSMVAKADQVLVVACLPYA, encoded by the coding sequence ATGCCTAAAATTAAAACAGTACGTGGTGCTGCTAAGCGTTTCAAAAAAACAGCTTCTGGCGGTTTCAAACGTAAACAATCTCACTTACGTCATATTTTGACTAAAAAGACAACTAAACGTAAACGTCATTTACGTCATAAATCAATGGTTGCGAAAGCAGACCAAGTTTTAGTAGTAGCTTGCTTACCATACGCATAA